The genomic interval CCAATTTCGGAAAACGGATCGTTAAGCCTTTATTGTCTGCGTTGCTCGCGCAGGTTGAGGGATCTCTGCGCTCGCGCTTATTGTTCGACCCGCCTTAGCAACGTCGGCTAGTTTGAGATCTTAGCGGGGGCGACCTTGGCAATTGTTGTTTTCGTTGTCGTGACTGTTCTGTTCTTGCTTCCCTTCATTTTGGGCTGGCTAATCATCAAATTCGTTCGAGAGCGCCGCCGCCACTGTGACGAACTGCAAAGCCTTTCCGAGCAGTTGTCCGAACTCGAGGAGCGGTCGCGCCCGATAACGGATATTCAAACGGAGTTGGCTCGCCTGGACGAAGAGGTACGTACTCGCGTCTGTACGATCGAGGACCTGAAGCTCTCATATCGCGATAAGAAAGCGCGTCTCGATCGCCTCGCTGCTGAGCTTGATAGCCTGAACGAGAAGAGCGATCTGGCCGATGTTGCCGTCTATGAGCCGCATTTCGATTTCTCGGACAGCGAGCAGTTCAAGCATGCGATCCGCGAAAACCGAGCGCACCAGAAGACTATGGTCAGGGAGAAATCCGCAGTCATTTGCACAACAGGATGGTTGCTCGAAGGTAGCGAGGTGAGCGGTCAGCTCATGATCGATCGGACCATTAAACTGACCCTGCGTGCTTTCAATAATGAATGCGATGCGGCCATCGCCAACGTTCGTTGGAACAACGTCGACACGATGGAAAAGCGAATACTGAATGCGCAGCTCAAGATTGATGAGCTAAACTCATATGTCTCGGTTTTGATCGCTCGCGAGTTTCTCAATCTCAAGCTGAAAGAGTTGTACCTTACGCACGAGTATCGCGAAAAGCTAAAGAAGGAGCGCGACGAACGTGCAGAACTGGCGAGAGCAGCGCGTGAAGAGCAAAAACTGCAGCGAGACCTCGAGCGTGCCGAAGACGATCAGGCCAACTATCAGCGGCTTCTCGACAAAGCGAGGGAGGACGCGGCCCGCGCCATTGGACCTCGCCTTGATGCGCTGAAGGAACAAATCAGACTTCTGGAGAATGATCTCAGCAGTGCTCAGGCGAAGGTCAGTAGGGCCCAAGCCATGGCTGAGATGACCCGTTCCGGATACGTGTATGTTATTTCGAACTACGGCTCATTCGGTCCAGATGTGGTCAAGATTGGTTTGACGCGTCGGTTGGACCCAAATGATAGAATTCGAGAGCTTGGGGATGCGAGCGTCCCATTTCCGTTCGATACCCACGCAATCATCTATAGCGACGATGCGCCAACGCTCGAAAGGACCTTGCACGACCATTTCGAGATCGTCCGCGTTAACACCGAAAATGACAGGAAAGAGTTCTTCCGCGCCACGCTTGATCAGGTCGAAGATGCGGTTCGCTCAGTCGCCCCCAACGCGATGTTCTTCAAAGACATCGAGGCACAAGAGTATCGCGAGACATTAGCTAGGCGTTCGTCCGCGCTGAATTCGATCTTGCCCAGGTCCGAGGTGCGCCTGCCAATAGCAGTGTGACTAACTAACCCGCGCCCGCCAGCCGCACACCGGCGCGCAGGAATTTCTGCGGATCTACCGCTTCGCCGTCGATGCGGGTTTCGTAGTGCAGATGCGGGCCGGTCGAGCGGCCGGTGGAGCCGACTTCGCCGATCACCTGGCCGATCTGCACGCTCTGGCCGACCTTGGCGATGATCTTCGACAGGTGGCCGTAGCGGGTCGACAGGCCGTTGCCGTGATCGATCTCGACCATCTGGCCGTAGCCGCCCTGCCAGCCGGCATTCACCACCTTGCCGACCGCGGTGGCGCGGACCGGATCGCCGCTGGAGGCGCGGAAGTCGAGCCCGGTGTGCATCGCCGGACGGCCGAGGAACGGATCGGAGCGGACGCCGAAGCCCGAGGAGAACTCGACTTCGCCGAGCACCGGCTTGCGATACGGCACCAGCGCGAGGGCGCGGTTGAGGCGTTCGAACTGCGAGCGGCTGATGTAGATCCTGTACAGCTGACGGTCGAACGCGCTGGCGTTGGCGCCCGGCTGCTTCACCGGCACGAACGGACCGCCGACGGCAGCGCGCGGCGCGGAGGCTTCGATGCCTCGGGCGTCGAGGCCGAGATCAGTCAGCACGCCCCGCATCCGGCGCGCACGCGACTCGAAGCTCTCTTCGACCGCGCCGAGCGAGGCAACCTGGCGGCGCTCGACCTGGTCGAGCGAGGTCTGCAACCGCATCAAAACGCTCTCGACGCCCTGGCTCTTGGCGTACTGCGTCGGCGCTTGTTCGAGCGCGGACGGCGAGGTGCGCGACTCCAGCCGCGCCTCGCGGTCGGGCGGCGCGACGAAGATCACCGTGTCGTTGATCGGCGACGGCTTCGGCCGGCTGTTCGTCTCGGCTTCGAACGACGGCGTGCGGGTCGGCTTGATGCTGCCGGTGACGCCGACGTCGGGCAGGGCGCTGAGCGCGCCGGCGCGAGACTCCAGCAGCGACTGCCGCCGCATGATCTGTTCGAGCTTCTGATCGAACTGCTCCTGGTCAAGCAGCTGCCGGCTGGTGGTGCGATCGACCTTGGCGCGCAGCTCGGCGATCCGATCCTCATAGGCGTATTGCATCTCGGCCTGGCGGGCGATCAGCCGCGTCAGCACGTCGTCGCGGAATGTGAAGTAGGTCGCGGTCGCCGCGCTCCAGCAGCCGAGCAGCACGACGCTGCCGACCGCGATCCAGAACAGCACCGGCCCGATCCGCACCTGACGGCCGGCATGCGCAATCGTGTAGCTGTTACCAGCCGGCGCCGGCCGCTGAGGCGGACGCGCCTGGCGCGGCGCCGCCGGTCGGGGGGCTTGTTGATGGGCGTG from Rhodopseudomonas palustris carries:
- a CDS encoding DUF4041 domain-containing protein — encoded protein: MAIVVFVVVTVLFLLPFILGWLIIKFVRERRRHCDELQSLSEQLSELEERSRPITDIQTELARLDEEVRTRVCTIEDLKLSYRDKKARLDRLAAELDSLNEKSDLADVAVYEPHFDFSDSEQFKHAIRENRAHQKTMVREKSAVICTTGWLLEGSEVSGQLMIDRTIKLTLRAFNNECDAAIANVRWNNVDTMEKRILNAQLKIDELNSYVSVLIAREFLNLKLKELYLTHEYREKLKKERDERAELARAAREEQKLQRDLERAEDDQANYQRLLDKAREDAARAIGPRLDALKEQIRLLENDLSSAQAKVSRAQAMAEMTRSGYVYVISNYGSFGPDVVKIGLTRRLDPNDRIRELGDASVPFPFDTHAIIYSDDAPTLERTLHDHFEIVRVNTENDRKEFFRATLDQVEDAVRSVAPNAMFFKDIEAQEYRETLARRSSALNSILPRSEVRLPIAV
- a CDS encoding M23 family metallopeptidase codes for the protein MSYRSGHPSAAIHPHAHQQAPRPAAPRQARPPQRPAPAGNSYTIAHAGRQVRIGPVLFWIAVGSVVLLGCWSAATATYFTFRDDVLTRLIARQAEMQYAYEDRIAELRAKVDRTTSRQLLDQEQFDQKLEQIMRRQSLLESRAGALSALPDVGVTGSIKPTRTPSFEAETNSRPKPSPINDTVIFVAPPDREARLESRTSPSALEQAPTQYAKSQGVESVLMRLQTSLDQVERRQVASLGAVEESFESRARRMRGVLTDLGLDARGIEASAPRAAVGGPFVPVKQPGANASAFDRQLYRIYISRSQFERLNRALALVPYRKPVLGEVEFSSGFGVRSDPFLGRPAMHTGLDFRASSGDPVRATAVGKVVNAGWQGGYGQMVEIDHGNGLSTRYGHLSKIIAKVGQSVQIGQVIGEVGSTGRSTGPHLHYETRIDGEAVDPQKFLRAGVRLAGAG